Proteins from one Mycobacterium sp. EPa45 genomic window:
- a CDS encoding LppX_LprAFG lipoprotein, whose amino-acid sequence MPTCRRMFAVLAALFAIAALLVAGCSSSSKPAEPLPDAAGLLQQSIGVTKGLKSAHLDITVGGKIEGLPVKKLTGDLTNVPATAVSGNSTISMGGSDVDIQLVVLDGTLYAALTPNNWLDMGPAKDIYDPSVVLNPDNGLANWLASISDPKSEASETINGVDTVRITGKVSADAMNKLIPLKATSPLPATVWIQKADPHQLVQAKADTGNGSSIQITLSEWDKPVTVSKPAV is encoded by the coding sequence ATGCCGACGTGCCGCCGAATGTTCGCCGTCCTTGCCGCCCTCTTCGCAATAGCAGCGCTGCTCGTCGCGGGCTGCTCGTCCTCGTCGAAGCCAGCCGAACCGCTACCCGACGCCGCCGGACTGCTGCAGCAGTCCATCGGAGTCACCAAGGGCCTCAAGAGCGCCCACCTCGACATCACTGTCGGCGGCAAGATCGAGGGTCTGCCCGTCAAGAAGTTGACCGGCGACCTGACCAACGTGCCCGCGACCGCGGTGTCCGGGAACTCGACGATTTCGATGGGCGGCTCGGACGTCGACATCCAGCTCGTCGTTCTCGACGGCACCCTCTACGCAGCGCTGACCCCTAACAACTGGCTCGACATGGGCCCGGCCAAGGACATCTACGATCCCTCGGTGGTCCTCAACCCGGACAACGGGCTGGCCAACTGGCTCGCCAGCATCAGCGATCCCAAGTCGGAGGCCAGCGAGACCATCAACGGCGTGGATACCGTCCGTATCACCGGCAAGGTCAGCGCCGACGCGATGAACAAGCTGATCCCGCTCAAGGCGACCAGCCCGCTGCCCGCCACCGTGTGGATCCAGAAGGCCGACCCGCATCAGCTGGTTCAGGCCAAGGCCGACACCGGAAATGGCAGCAGCATCCAGATCACGCTGTCGGAGTGGGACAAGCCGGTCACCGTCAGCAAGCCCGCCGTCTGA